Proteins found in one Geomonas subterranea genomic segment:
- a CDS encoding cytochrome C: MKKLVVTMLLVAATATTAHAGLRVVGKGDAMRLDPTSFPPAMKANYEIVRVKCVKCHTLERTIVAIQTGVAPISGQPFDRNATKAYGIKMLRKPDSNMNKAEVKASVELMNYLLTEAEK; the protein is encoded by the coding sequence ATGAAGAAGCTCGTTGTTACCATGCTCCTTGTTGCCGCAACAGCTACCACCGCCCATGCCGGCCTCAGGGTCGTCGGCAAAGGCGACGCCATGCGTCTCGACCCGACCAGCTTCCCGCCGGCCATGAAGGCCAATTACGAGATCGTGCGCGTGAAGTGCGTCAAGTGCCACACCCTGGAGCGCACCATCGTCGCCATCCAGACCGGCGTGGCCCCCATCTCCGGGCAGCCTTTCGACCGCAACGCCACCAAGGCCTACGGCATCAAGATGCTCAGAAAGCCTGACTCCAACATGAACAAGGCCGAAGTGAAGGCCTCCGTCGAGCTGATGAACTACCTCCTCACCGAAGCGGAGAAGTAA
- a CDS encoding methyl-accepting chemotaxis protein, with protein sequence MKDLTLRTRLIGSFLIMALLVAFTGGFGALNIKRVGGQIQNILEQLSKQQKLVLLMGVTQKYCHVSLMQAALVPNDPEKLQEYIEDYQMKRDTLLSQAQIILDGNKKLGVLPVAKGSVIEKRTRQFLVSWAEFEKVADELIARKQTLMKGVPAGVMSQAAKDALADQRLNQLANEEIATANDKAKEDLDDILVEVGNRMTDANKQVSAIQQSAGITFTLVIVVAAALAVALGLLITRNIVSRVRVMAEAVNSGADGDLTARVEMGSHDEIGKLGSDFNEMVGRLSGMIGKVSRSSNELAGISDTMAKASHSVVGSAKTQAESVSKTSAAIVQINTSVKGVAQGVDSLSISASESSSSILEMASSVEEVVQNMENLALSVNEVSSSIVEMGASIKQVGNGVVSLMEVSTATASSVMEMDSSIKQVERNANETAAISKAVRIDAETGREAVDAMITGMQEIKRASLITSEVIATLSERAADIGDILSVIDEVAEQTNLLALNAAIIAAQAGEHGKGFAVVADEIKELSERTSVSTREISQVIRAVQDETHRAVDAIDQAERSIADGELLSQKSGEALTKIVVGVTEATAQVTEIARTTVEQAKGSQMIREAMEQVSEMVAQIAKATREQGQGSELIMAAVENMKSLTSQVLSSTREQNKVGNLIAQSTESITEMIRHIKRACDEQSRGSEQIVRSVEDIQEATDANLEATRVMDEAVYKLFRQTEMLKQEMEAFKI encoded by the coding sequence ATGAAAGACCTGACCTTGCGTACCCGCCTGATCGGGTCCTTCCTGATCATGGCCCTCCTGGTCGCCTTCACCGGCGGTTTCGGCGCGCTCAACATCAAGAGGGTCGGCGGCCAGATCCAGAACATCCTGGAGCAGCTCTCCAAGCAGCAGAAGCTGGTGCTCCTCATGGGTGTCACGCAGAAGTACTGCCACGTGAGCCTGATGCAGGCGGCCCTCGTTCCCAACGATCCGGAGAAGCTCCAGGAGTACATCGAGGACTACCAGATGAAGCGGGACACCCTCTTGAGCCAGGCCCAGATCATTCTGGACGGGAACAAGAAGCTCGGGGTGCTCCCGGTGGCAAAGGGTAGCGTGATCGAGAAGCGCACCCGGCAGTTCCTGGTGAGTTGGGCGGAGTTCGAGAAGGTCGCAGACGAGCTGATCGCGCGCAAGCAGACGCTCATGAAGGGGGTTCCGGCCGGCGTGATGAGCCAGGCGGCCAAGGACGCCCTGGCCGACCAGCGGTTGAACCAGCTGGCCAACGAGGAGATCGCCACGGCCAACGACAAGGCCAAGGAGGATCTGGACGACATCCTGGTAGAGGTCGGCAACCGGATGACCGACGCGAACAAGCAGGTCAGCGCCATCCAGCAGTCCGCGGGGATCACCTTCACGCTGGTGATCGTGGTCGCGGCGGCGCTGGCGGTCGCCCTCGGCCTTTTGATCACGCGCAACATCGTCTCGCGCGTCCGGGTGATGGCCGAGGCGGTCAACAGCGGCGCCGATGGCGACCTGACCGCCAGGGTCGAGATGGGGAGCCACGACGAGATCGGCAAACTCGGGAGCGACTTCAACGAGATGGTCGGCAGGCTCTCCGGGATGATCGGCAAGGTTTCCCGCTCCTCCAACGAACTGGCGGGAATATCGGATACCATGGCCAAGGCCTCCCACTCCGTGGTCGGCTCCGCCAAGACCCAGGCCGAGAGCGTCTCCAAGACCTCCGCCGCCATCGTCCAGATCAACACCTCGGTGAAGGGGGTGGCCCAGGGGGTCGACTCCCTCTCCATTTCCGCCTCCGAAAGCTCCTCCTCCATCCTCGAGATGGCCTCCAGCGTCGAGGAGGTGGTGCAGAACATGGAGAACCTGGCCCTGTCGGTGAACGAGGTGAGCTCCTCCATCGTCGAGATGGGGGCATCCATCAAGCAGGTCGGCAACGGCGTGGTGAGCCTCATGGAAGTCTCGACCGCCACGGCCTCTTCCGTCATGGAAATGGACAGCTCCATCAAGCAGGTGGAAAGAAACGCCAACGAGACCGCGGCCATCTCCAAGGCGGTGCGCATCGACGCCGAGACCGGGCGCGAGGCCGTCGACGCGATGATCACCGGGATGCAGGAGATCAAGCGCGCCTCCCTGATCACCAGCGAGGTCATCGCCACCCTCTCCGAGCGGGCCGCCGACATCGGCGACATCCTCTCGGTGATCGACGAGGTGGCCGAGCAGACCAACCTCCTAGCCTTGAACGCCGCCATCATCGCTGCCCAGGCCGGCGAGCACGGCAAGGGTTTCGCCGTCGTCGCCGACGAGATCAAGGAGCTCTCCGAGCGCACCTCCGTCTCCACCCGCGAGATATCCCAGGTCATCCGGGCCGTCCAGGACGAGACGCACCGCGCCGTGGACGCCATCGATCAGGCCGAGCGCTCCATCGCCGACGGCGAGCTGTTGTCGCAGAAGTCGGGTGAGGCGCTCACGAAGATCGTGGTCGGCGTCACCGAGGCGACCGCCCAGGTGACCGAGATCGCGCGCACCACGGTCGAGCAGGCCAAGGGGAGCCAGATGATCCGCGAGGCGATGGAGCAGGTCTCCGAGATGGTGGCCCAGATCGCCAAGGCGACCCGCGAGCAGGGACAGGGGAGCGAGCTGATCATGGCCGCCGTCGAGAACATGAAGAGCCTGACCTCCCAGGTCCTTTCCTCCACCCGCGAGCAGAACAAGGTGGGGAACCTGATCGCCCAGTCCACCGAGAGCATCACCGAGATGATCCGCCACATCAAGCGTGCCTGCGACGAGCAGTCCCGGGGTTCCGAGCAGATCGTCAGGTCCGTCGAGGATATCCAGGAGGCCACCGATGCCAACCTGGAGGCGACCCGGGTCATGGACGAGGCGGTCTACAAGCTGTTCCGCCAGACCGAGATGCTGAAGCAGGAGATGGAAGCGTTCAAGATCTAG